Proteins encoded in a region of the Euzebya tangerina genome:
- a CDS encoding AAA family ATPase has translation MSDNHDTASPRSEAAHAVASGGVVAALPDGVDSPTALAEQLARTDYLAGTGLSTVAYLALKLGRPLFLEGEPGVGKTALAQALAELLDAPLIRLQCYEGIDASQALYDWDFPRQLLHLRAAETAGSTGDVEALEGELYDERFLLERPLLRALRTAPSVLLIDEIDRADDEFEAFLLELLSEFSVTIPELGRVHAAVRPVVIITSNRTREVHDALKRRCTYHWLDHPDFERECAIVRRRCPAASAALTEQVVGVVQQFREEDLFKPPGVAETIDWTQALVALGADTLDAELATATLGSVLKYREDLEHAQRLNVHAMLEKALSA, from the coding sequence TTGAGCGACAACCACGACACAGCCAGTCCACGGTCGGAGGCGGCCCACGCGGTCGCCTCCGGCGGTGTTGTCGCGGCGTTGCCGGACGGGGTGGACAGTCCCACGGCGCTGGCCGAGCAGCTGGCGCGGACCGACTACCTGGCCGGGACCGGGCTGTCGACCGTGGCCTACCTCGCGCTCAAGCTCGGACGACCGCTGTTCCTGGAGGGCGAGCCAGGGGTCGGGAAGACGGCGCTGGCGCAAGCCCTCGCGGAGTTGCTGGACGCACCACTGATCCGGCTGCAGTGCTACGAGGGGATCGATGCCTCCCAGGCGTTGTACGACTGGGACTTCCCCCGCCAGCTGCTGCACCTCCGCGCTGCTGAGACGGCCGGGTCGACAGGGGACGTCGAGGCACTCGAGGGTGAGCTGTACGACGAGCGGTTCCTGTTGGAGCGGCCGTTGCTGCGGGCCCTCCGGACCGCTCCGTCGGTGCTGTTGATCGATGAGATCGACCGGGCCGACGACGAGTTCGAGGCGTTCCTGCTCGAGCTGCTGAGCGAGTTCAGCGTGACCATCCCCGAGTTGGGCCGCGTCCACGCGGCGGTACGGCCTGTGGTGATCATCACCTCGAACCGGACGCGAGAGGTCCACGACGCCCTGAAACGACGGTGCACCTACCACTGGCTGGACCACCCGGACTTCGAGCGCGAGTGCGCGATCGTCCGGCGGCGATGCCCGGCGGCGTCCGCAGCCCTCACCGAGCAGGTCGTGGGCGTCGTCCAGCAGTTCCGTGAGGAGGATCTCTTCAAGCCTCCTGGCGTGGCCGAGACGATCGACTGGACTCAGGCACTGGTGGCCCTCGGGGCGGACACGCTGGATGCGGAGTTGGCGACGGCAACGCTCGGGTCGGTCCTGAAGTACCGCGAAGACCTCGAGCACGCCCAACGCCTCAACGTCCACGCGATGCTGGAGAAGGCCCTGTCAGCGTGA
- a CDS encoding FAD binding domain-containing protein — MIPAEFEYVRASSVDEAVSALGASEDAKILAGGHSLLPLMKLRLSYPETLVDIGRVDEMTGVRMDGDRVVIGAATTHYDVMTNQTVKDNCGVIAEVTGHVGDPQVRHRGTHGGSLAHGDAASDMPGMALALGAEFTIHGPGGRRTVPASEFFVDYLMTAVDEDEVLVEVSWPSLANGTRWNYQKFQHTSQGWAIVGALAVVSANGSITDAKIGLTNMGSVPVRATSVESALTGVASDDTAGIAAACASAGEGTTPPEDLHGDGAFRQHLAGVLTKRAVTAALG, encoded by the coding sequence CGAGGCCGTCTCGGCGCTCGGGGCCTCCGAGGACGCCAAGATCCTGGCCGGTGGGCACTCCCTGCTGCCGCTGATGAAGCTGCGGCTGTCCTACCCCGAGACCCTGGTCGACATCGGCCGGGTCGACGAGATGACCGGCGTCCGCATGGACGGTGACCGCGTCGTCATCGGCGCGGCCACCACCCACTACGACGTCATGACCAACCAGACGGTGAAGGACAACTGCGGCGTCATCGCGGAGGTCACCGGCCACGTCGGGGACCCGCAGGTGCGGCACCGCGGTACGCACGGTGGCTCGCTGGCCCACGGCGATGCCGCCAGCGACATGCCGGGGATGGCTCTGGCCCTCGGCGCCGAGTTCACCATCCACGGTCCTGGTGGCCGGCGGACCGTCCCGGCGTCGGAGTTCTTCGTCGACTACCTGATGACGGCAGTTGATGAGGATGAGGTGCTGGTCGAGGTGTCGTGGCCGAGTCTGGCCAACGGCACCCGGTGGAACTACCAGAAGTTCCAGCACACCTCGCAGGGGTGGGCCATCGTCGGCGCGTTGGCCGTGGTCTCCGCCAACGGCTCCATCACCGACGCCAAGATCGGCCTGACCAACATGGGCTCGGTGCCAGTACGGGCGACCTCGGTGGAGAGCGCCCTGACCGGTGTGGCGTCAGACGACACCGCCGGCATCGCGGCCGCCTGCGCCTCGGCAGGGGAGGGGACGACGCCGCCGGAGGACCTCCACGGCGACGGCGCCTTCCGCCAGCACCTGGCGGGTGTCCTGACCAAGCGTGCCGTCACGGCTGCGCTCGGCTGA